The Astyanax mexicanus isolate ESR-SI-001 chromosome 12, AstMex3_surface, whole genome shotgun sequence genome window below encodes:
- the LOC103046313 gene encoding receptor-type tyrosine-protein phosphatase V, which translates to MMRIRTYSRADILQKFHAHCQSLADNDNAGYRREFEEMDDTGQGYPCRAGELDANKDKNRYPFILPYDHCRVKLSLLESQPHSDYINASFVPGGCSEQDFICTQAPLRSTMADFWRMVWEQNVQVIVMVTALRERGKIMCNQYWPPERGTGCYGAVQVTTISCQRGREYYITTLHLRQHGCATERRVIHYLYPGWPDQGVPDDPISLCAFTEHVRKYLDNAPRLRPAVVHCSAGVGRSGSFVALLWLMQLCVRGIPPDVRLAVEDLRKRRVLMVQNLEQYILVHQCLFHWLGGDVFKPSTQNAHLPPRTSQSQRTRQSKRERRSQSRPPTTHQPESKRSSDQAPHRNPPQRRGWRAIQTTLQTFSPSKLLQRILPTSSQHTPQDTAHNQL; encoded by the exons ATGATGAG GATAAGGACATATTCCAGAGCAGACATTCTGCAAAAGTTCCATGCACATTGTCAGTCTCTCGCAGACAACGACAATGCAGGATATCGAAGGGAATTTGAG gaaaTGGATGACACTGGGCAAGGTTACCCATGTAGAGCTGGAGAGCTGGATGCCAACAAAGATAAAAACAGATACCCCTTCATCTTACCCT ATGATCACTGCAGGGTTAAGCTCTCTCTGCTGGAGTCTCAGCCACACTCAGACTATATCAACGCCAGCTTTGTGCCC ggtggcTGCTCTGAACAGGACTTCATCTGTACCCAGGCCCCTTTACGATCAACCATGGCTGATTTCTGGAGGATGGTTTGGGAGCAAAACGTCCAAGTAATTGTTATGGTGACGGCACTGAGAGAGCGTGGCAAG attATGTGTAATCAGTACTGGCCCCCTGAGAGAGGCACAGGCTGTTACGGTGCAGTTCAGGTCACCACAATATCCTGTCAGCGTGGACGCGAGTACTACATCACCACCCTCCACCTGCGACAG catGGCTGTGCTACAGAGCGGCGGGTTATACATTACCTGTATCCAGGCTGGCCTGATCAGGGTGTTCCTGATGACCCCATCTCTCTGTGTGCCTTCACTGAGCATGTCAGGAAATACCTGGACAACGCCCCCCGCCTTCGACCAGCGGTGGTGCACTGCAG TGCAGGAGTAGGTCGCTCTGGTTCGTTCGTGGCGTTACTCTGGCTGATGCAGCTCTGTGTGCGGGGAATTCCTCCTGATGTACGCCTGGCGGTCGAGGATCTGCGTAAACGCAGAGTATTAATGGTGCAAAACTTG gagCAGTACATACTTGTGCATCAGTGTCTTTTTCACTGGCTGGGTGGGGATGTGTTTAAACCAAG TACCCAGAATGCACATCTCCCACCCCGCACATCACAGTCCCAAAGAACCAGACAGTCCAAAAGGGAACGGAGGAGCCAAAGCAGACCCCCCACCACCCACCAGCCCGAATCGAAACGCTCATCCGATCAAGCACCGCACAGAAACCCACCTCAGCGTAGAGGATGGCGGGCCATACAGACCACCCTGCAGACATTCAGCCCCTCTAAGCTCCTGCAGAGGATCCTGCCCACGTCTTCACAACACACACCTCAGGACACTGCACACAATCAGCTCTAG
- the LOC103046622 gene encoding transcriptional regulator QRICH1 encodes MEDSVSFEELVRLKARSIPQHRMKEFLDSLASKGPEALQEFGQDEEGNTVIYQQETNCIYTDSAEVAGSLLELACPVQVQVQQQQDEMSVQSEVMMAQIPAADQQSVEHQPIQVQVQIQEQQTEIVQDPSQHVIQTGELTEEQHQQLQAQIIAAVAGEQDIQIQTVETECESPTHPQSSPHGDDTNQTTATLAGVLQPAKKRKVDLPITVSYAIPGQQLATVVTIPQGQQSGYVSLRPDLVTVDSTQLYSTTGTLTSPNGETWTIPVYTAPSQQGGVTHIAVPQDAFGTTQTFHVAAPIGAEDKDKNRTASGVSVVSMAPGGGVCGTQEEVVQTLFMNGNIHIPLAVQTVAGVTGTGSTQSLHIWDPQQQIVQTQVGEVLEQQTLQVQQAQDVPESEALLVSLKPEEGLMEWRLWAQKKNSELETEQRNTLAPIGRRQQLRFQEDLLSSSVAEMSLGLSLMTQEARGLEEETLEADMLFYIFLCIQKYMDDNGRVDNIFTDRYYHRFHQSLHKIMDSWQPAIHPLGYIIPSHVTEEMLWECKQLGAHSPSTLLTTLMFYNTKYFHLKTVDQHLKVAFTKVLRHSKKNPSNSKDRSTCIRYLKGIANYQIGQKVTDDMYVEQAEQPENPPRCPVKLYDLYLSKCPPSDKGRNDVFYLNPESVFTHTSPIWYSTQSVSREQLEQMLSRILTVREIQEAFACKTETL; translated from the exons ATGGAGGATTCAGTGTCGTTTGAGGAGCTGGTGAGGCTGAAGGCACGCAGCATCCCTCAGCACCgcatgaaggagttcctggactCTTTGGCAAGTAAAGGACCTGAAGCACTGCAGGAGTTCGGTCAGGATGAAGAAGGCAATACGGTCATCTACCAACAGGAGACAAACTGCATCTACACCGACAGTGCAGAGGTGGCAGGCTCTTTGCTAGAGCTGGCCTGTCCG GTCCAGGTACAGGTGCAACAGCAACAGGATGAAATGTCTGTGCAGTCTGAGGTGATGATGGCGCAGATCCCAGCAGCTGATCAACAGTCTGTAGAGCATCAGCCCATACAAGTACAG GTACAGATTCAGGAGCAGCAAACAGAGATTGTGCAGGATCCATCTCAACATGTTATCCAGACAGGAGAGCTCACAGAAGAGCAACACCAACAG CTTCAGGCTCAGATCATAGCAGCAGTCGCAGGTGAACAGGATATCCAGATCCAGACTGTGGAGACAGAGTGTgagtccccaactcatccccaaagcTCTCCTCATGGGGATGACACCAACCAAACCACCGCCACCCTCGCTGGTGTCCTCCAACCTGCTAAGAAACGGAAGGTGGACCTTCCCATTACGGTCTCCTATGCCATCCCTGGCCAACAGCTAGCCACAGTAGTGACCATTCCACAAGGCCAGCAATCAGGCTACGTGTCGTTAAGGCCTGATCTAGTAACAGTGGACAGCACTCAGTTATACAGCACGACTGGCACACTTACCAGTCCCAACGGAGAGACGTGGACCATCCCTGTGTACACAGCACCCTCCCAGCAAGGTGGCGTCACGCACATCGCCGTGCCGCAGGATGCTTTCGGCACCACTCAAACGTTTCACGTGGCAGCCCCCATCGGCGCTGAGGACAAGGACAAGAACAGAACTGCCTCTGGTGTTTCGGTGGTTTCCATGGCGCCTGGGGGTGGGGTCTGCGGGACACAGGAAGAGGTGGTACAAACGTTGTTTATGAATGGGAATATTCATATACCTCTTGCCGTGCAGACAGTTGCCGGAGTAACGGGCACAGGTAGCACACAGTCACTGCATATCTGGGACCCTCAGCAGCAGATTGTGCAGACTCAAGTGGGCGAAGTTCTGGAGCAGCAAACACTGCAG GTGCAGCAGGCACAGGATGTGCCTGAAAGTGAGGCGCTACTTGTCTCTCTAAAGCCGGAGGAGGGGCTTATGGAGTGGAGACTATGGGCTCAGAAGAAGAATTCTGAACTGGAGACGGAGCAAAGGAACACACTTGCTCCTATTGGCA ggcGGCAACAGTTGCGGTTTCAGGAGGACCTGCTGTCCAGTTCTGTAGCAGAGATGAGTTTAGGCTTGTCGTTAATGACGCAGGAGGCCAGAGGTTTAGAGGAGGAGACTTTGGAAGCTGATATGCTCTTCTATATCTTTCTCTGTATACAAAAG TACATGGATGATAATGGTAGAGTAGACAACATCTTCACAGACCGCTATTATCATCGCTTCCACCAATCACTGCACAAGATAATGGACTCATGGCAACCCGCCATCCATCCTTTag gttacaTTATCCCCAGTCATGTGACTGAAGAGATGTTATGGGAATGCAAACAACTGGGAGCTCATTCGCCGTCCACACTTCTTACAACTTTAATGTTCTACAATACAAA GTATTTCCACTTAAAAACAGTGGACCAGCACCTAAAGGTTGCATTCACAAAAGTTTTACGACACAGTAAGAAGAACCCCTCCAACTCCAAAGACAGAAGCACATGCATTCGCTACCTAAAAGGAATTGCAAATTACCAGATCGGCCAGAAAG TGACAGATGACATGTATGTTGAGCAGGCAGAGCAGCCAGAGAACCCTCCACGCTGTCCTGTCAAACTTTATGACTTGTACCTCTCTAAATG TCCACCAAGCGACAAAGGAAGGAACGATGTGTTCTATTTGAATCCAGAATCCGTGTTTACCCACACCAGCCCTATTTGGTACTCGACACAGTCGGTGTCGCGGGAGCAGCTGGAGCAAATGCTCTCTCGCATCCTTACCGTACGGGAGATACAGGAGGCCTTCGCCTGCAAAACCGAAACTCTGTAA